The Pricia mediterranea genome includes a window with the following:
- a CDS encoding Dabb family protein, which yields MRTFKIAVLFLTFSIATYGQTETDSHESGNDKKSTVQMKEFDPNFAHTVYFWLKNPDSEEDRTAFETSLKRFLDHSAYAKTRFIGKPPRASRDVVDGSFTYSLIVTFESAEAQQEYQIEPPHKRFVEESEKLWEKVIVYDSQGI from the coding sequence ATGAGAACTTTTAAAATTGCCGTATTATTTTTAACCTTTTCCATAGCGACCTACGGCCAAACAGAAACAGATTCCCACGAAAGCGGGAATGACAAAAAAAGTACAGTACAAATGAAAGAATTCGACCCCAATTTTGCCCATACCGTTTATTTTTGGCTGAAAAATCCCGATAGTGAAGAAGACCGGACGGCCTTCGAAACATCCCTGAAACGGTTTTTGGACCATTCGGCCTACGCCAAGACCCGCTTTATCGGAAAACCGCCCCGAGCTAGCCGCGATGTGGTCGATGGGTCGTTCACCTATTCGCTGATCGTCACTTTTGAGTCCGCCGAGGCGCAGCAGGAATATCAGATCGAACCCCCTCATAAACGCTTCGTAGAGGAATCCGAGAAGTTATGGGAGAAGGTGATCGTGTACGACTCGCAGGGAATATGA
- a CDS encoding MmcQ/YjbR family DNA-binding protein: MNIEEFRNYCLSKKGVTEQLPFGPDALVFKVMGKMFALSALERLPPQVNLKCDPERAISLREEHDGDIVPGYHMSKTHWNTLYLDHLSPKLIVELVDHSYDLVVAKLTQRAKRELDAID; the protein is encoded by the coding sequence ATGAACATAGAGGAATTCCGAAACTACTGTCTTTCCAAAAAGGGCGTGACGGAACAACTGCCTTTCGGTCCCGATGCCTTGGTCTTTAAGGTTATGGGCAAGATGTTCGCGTTAAGCGCGTTGGAAAGGCTTCCTCCCCAGGTCAATTTGAAATGTGATCCCGAACGGGCCATTTCACTCCGGGAAGAGCACGATGGCGATATTGTTCCCGGGTACCATATGAGCAAGACACATTGGAACACCCTTTATCTCGATCATCTTTCGCCCAAGCTGATTGTCGAACTGGTCGACCATTCCTATGATTTGGTCGTCGCCAAGCTGACGCAAAGAGCCAAGAGGGAGTTGGACGCAATTGATTAA
- a CDS encoding MutS-related protein: protein MQDPVSFYQHQIENYSAELSRLQKRLFASSMIRLAVFLAAGLGVYLVFGNFKWVLAIVLMTVGLFLFLVSRHQNLQYERDRLKALVQINETELRVLRRDFQGLPEGNEFKNPDHYFSHDIDLFGRGSFYQYANRTALGQGSETFAGLLMENSIVNIPQKQEAIQELAAMPEWRQHFSAIASLTKAETGSERIVQWLTSYSPFVPKIMKIAPWIFSVISLIVLVLYFIDLVTFSLLLLNLFIGLAISGMYMKKITGLTAEATRVQSTFQQYNKLLTLLEETEFKSVYLQNWKAAVVGETQRTSEIIKKLANQLNSLDKNNNVVYLFLANGYFLRTLHHCYRIENWIQQHGSSVEKWFVTIAHFDAFNSLGNFAFNHPKYAYPVLSSGEIVLKSKAAGHPLLHPEKSVLNDLQIKKEQFFIITGANMAGKSTFLRTASLQIVMANVGLPVCASEVEYSPIKLITSIRTTDSLTDDESYFFSELKRLKFIVDEVQRDTYFIVLDEILKGTNSTDKAKGSRKFVERLVASRSTGIIATHDLSLCEVAKDHPQIENHYFDAEIIDNELHFDYKFKEGICQNMNASFLLRKMEIVD from the coding sequence ATGCAAGACCCTGTTTCCTTTTATCAACACCAGATCGAAAACTATTCGGCCGAACTTTCCCGACTACAGAAGCGACTTTTCGCTTCGAGCATGATTCGATTGGCGGTGTTCTTGGCAGCGGGTTTGGGCGTTTATTTGGTGTTTGGGAACTTCAAATGGGTTTTGGCCATTGTGTTGATGACCGTGGGGCTGTTTCTGTTCCTGGTTTCCCGGCATCAGAACCTACAGTACGAGCGGGATAGGCTAAAAGCCTTGGTACAGATCAACGAGACGGAGCTCAGGGTGCTTCGGCGCGACTTCCAAGGACTTCCGGAAGGCAACGAATTCAAAAATCCCGACCATTATTTTAGTCATGATATCGACCTTTTCGGAAGAGGTTCCTTCTACCAGTACGCCAACCGGACGGCCCTAGGGCAGGGCAGCGAAACCTTTGCCGGGTTGCTGATGGAAAATTCCATAGTGAACATCCCCCAAAAACAGGAAGCTATCCAAGAGTTGGCGGCGATGCCCGAATGGCGACAGCATTTTTCGGCTATCGCCTCGTTGACCAAAGCGGAAACGGGTTCGGAGCGTATCGTGCAATGGTTGACCTCGTATTCCCCATTTGTACCGAAAATAATGAAAATTGCCCCCTGGATTTTTTCAGTAATCTCTTTGATTGTATTAGTACTTTATTTTATTGATTTGGTCACTTTTTCCTTGCTGCTTTTAAATCTGTTCATCGGTTTGGCCATCTCGGGTATGTATATGAAAAAGATAACCGGTCTGACCGCCGAGGCCACGAGAGTCCAAAGTACATTTCAACAGTACAACAAGCTTTTGACGCTTTTGGAGGAGACGGAATTTAAATCCGTCTATCTTCAAAATTGGAAGGCCGCGGTGGTGGGCGAAACCCAAAGAACCTCGGAAATAATAAAAAAGTTGGCCAATCAGTTGAATAGTCTCGATAAGAACAACAACGTGGTGTATCTGTTTTTGGCCAATGGATATTTTCTGCGGACCCTTCACCATTGCTATCGGATCGAGAACTGGATTCAGCAACACGGCAGCTCCGTCGAGAAATGGTTCGTGACCATCGCCCATTTCGACGCGTTCAACAGTCTGGGCAATTTTGCGTTTAACCATCCCAAATACGCGTATCCCGTTCTATCCTCCGGGGAAATAGTTTTGAAATCCAAAGCAGCGGGCCATCCTTTGTTACATCCCGAAAAAAGCGTTTTAAACGACCTCCAAATTAAAAAAGAACAGTTCTTTATCATCACCGGCGCCAATATGGCGGGTAAAAGCACCTTTTTACGAACTGCCTCGCTGCAAATCGTGATGGCCAACGTAGGCTTGCCTGTCTGTGCTTCCGAGGTAGAATATTCACCCATAAAACTGATTACCAGTATACGTACGACAGATTCCTTGACCGATGACGAATCCTACTTTTTTTCGGAGCTGAAACGGTTGAAGTTTATTGTGGACGAGGTGCAGCGGGACACCTATTTTATTGTCTTGGATGAAATTCTCAAAGGCACGAACAGCACCGATAAGGCCAAGGGAAGCCGAAAATTCGTCGAACGTCTTGTTGCCTCGAGATCCACTGGAATCATCGCGACGCATGATCTAAGCCTTTGTGAGGTCGCTAAAGACCATCCCCAAATCGAGAACCATTATTTCGACGCCGAAATCATCGATAATGAGCTGCATTTTGACTACAAGTTCAAGGAAGGTATTTGCCAGAACATGAACGCGTCGTTTTTACTTCGGAAGATGGAGATTGTGGATTAG
- a CDS encoding metal-dependent hydrolase yields the protein MDSLTQIVLGASVGEAVLGKKVGNKAMLYGAIAGTVPDLDVLSSNFTDVVTATEWHRGFSHSIFFAVLFAPIFGWIISKIERKSEATWKDWTLLMFWGLFTHPLLDAFTTWGTQLFWPFETRLAFQSIFVIDPLYTFPFLAFLILAMRQKRTSPKRARYNRIGLVVSSSYLLLTLVLKGFAYNKFIDSLQAQQIDYKAIDTRPAPLSTILWTANIDVGDAYLIGNYSFFDSKGIDFTAYPKNRQLLGPLKENDKVKRLAKIAEDWFTISEDEGVLYFNDLRFGLMSLDPRETRFVFSYELTKSEDGLHVRESEKSERDAKKLLAALWDRMWGN from the coding sequence ATGGATTCATTAACACAGATCGTATTGGGCGCTTCCGTCGGGGAGGCGGTTTTAGGCAAGAAAGTCGGGAACAAGGCCATGTTGTACGGGGCAATCGCCGGTACGGTTCCCGACCTCGATGTGTTGTCCAGCAATTTTACGGATGTCGTAACGGCCACGGAATGGCATCGCGGGTTTAGCCATTCCATTTTCTTTGCCGTGCTGTTCGCACCCATTTTTGGATGGATCATTTCCAAAATCGAAAGGAAAAGCGAGGCTACCTGGAAAGATTGGACGCTTTTGATGTTTTGGGGACTGTTCACCCATCCGCTGTTGGATGCCTTTACCACTTGGGGTACGCAGCTGTTCTGGCCTTTCGAAACGCGATTGGCCTTTCAGAGTATCTTTGTGATCGATCCGCTGTACACCTTCCCGTTTTTGGCATTCCTGATTTTGGCGATGCGTCAAAAACGAACCTCCCCAAAACGTGCCCGTTACAACCGTATCGGCCTGGTGGTAAGCAGTAGTTATCTGTTGCTTACCCTCGTGCTAAAGGGATTCGCCTATAACAAATTCATTGACAGCCTGCAGGCCCAACAAATCGATTACAAAGCCATCGATACCCGCCCCGCTCCCCTTAGCACCATACTTTGGACGGCCAATATCGACGTTGGCGACGCCTACCTGATCGGTAATTATTCCTTTTTTGATTCCAAGGGAATCGATTTTACCGCCTACCCGAAGAACCGTCAGCTGCTAGGGCCGCTCAAGGAAAACGACAAAGTAAAACGTCTCGCCAAAATTGCGGAAGATTGGTTTACGATTTCGGAAGATGAGGGGGTGCTGTACTTTAATGATCTGCGTTTTGGCCTTATGAGTCTGGACCCTCGGGAAACCCGCTTCGTCTTTAGTTATGAATTGACTAAAAGTGAAGATGGACTCCACGTGCGGGAAAGTGAAAAGTCCGAACGCGATGCCAAAAAATTGCTCGCCGCCCTTTGGGACCGGATGTGGGGGAATTGA